The Tenacibaculum jejuense genome includes a window with the following:
- a CDS encoding aminoacyl-histidine dipeptidase yields MSAEIRNIEPKVVWNHFADLNAVPRPSKKEERVIQFMVDFGKKLNLETFVDKVGNVIIRKPATAGMEDRKTIVMQSHLDMVHQKNADTNFDFDTEGIKMFIDGDWVKAQGTTLGADNGLGVASIMAVLSSNDIPHPAIEALFTIDEETGMTGAMGLEGGILTGDILLNLDTEEDDEIGIGCAGGVDITATRTYESENTPENTVAFELSVTGLNGGHSGMDIHKGLGNANKIMNRLLFDGFTNYGLRISEINGGSLRNAIPRESFATMVIDTVSKEPFLFELNELINEIKSEFASLEENLTIELKEVETPETVMDLGVQIGVIKSIYGALNGVYRMSPDIEDLVETSNNVARVIVKDGAIKIGCLTRSSSETNKWDLANSLRSVFELAGFDVEFSGSYPGWLPNTNSDILKVLKNLYVEMNNAEPHVAACHAGLECGILGQNYPKMDMISFGPNIRGAHSPDERAQISSMQKFWKYLLEILKNIPSKN; encoded by the coding sequence ATGAGTGCAGAAATAAGAAATATTGAACCAAAAGTTGTGTGGAATCACTTCGCAGATTTAAACGCAGTTCCTCGTCCTTCTAAAAAAGAAGAACGTGTGATACAATTTATGGTTGATTTTGGTAAAAAATTAAACCTAGAAACTTTTGTAGATAAAGTAGGTAACGTTATTATTCGTAAACCTGCTACTGCTGGAATGGAAGATAGAAAAACCATAGTAATGCAAAGTCATTTAGATATGGTTCACCAAAAGAATGCAGACACAAATTTCGATTTTGATACTGAAGGAATTAAAATGTTTATTGATGGCGATTGGGTTAAAGCTCAAGGAACAACTTTAGGTGCTGACAACGGATTAGGAGTTGCCTCTATCATGGCTGTATTATCTTCTAACGATATTCCTCATCCAGCGATAGAAGCTTTATTTACTATTGATGAAGAAACTGGAATGACTGGAGCAATGGGACTTGAAGGTGGAATTTTAACTGGAGACATTCTTTTAAATTTAGATACTGAAGAAGATGATGAAATTGGAATTGGTTGTGCTGGTGGTGTAGATATTACTGCTACGAGAACTTACGAATCTGAAAATACTCCAGAAAATACAGTTGCTTTCGAACTTTCTGTAACAGGCTTAAATGGAGGTCATTCTGGAATGGATATTCATAAAGGTTTAGGTAATGCCAATAAAATAATGAACCGTTTATTATTTGATGGTTTTACAAATTATGGTTTACGCATTTCTGAAATTAATGGAGGTAGTTTACGTAACGCTATTCCTAGAGAAAGTTTTGCTACTATGGTTATTGATACAGTTTCTAAAGAACCTTTCTTATTTGAATTAAATGAATTAATTAACGAAATTAAAAGCGAGTTTGCTTCTTTAGAAGAAAACTTAACTATTGAACTTAAAGAAGTAGAAACTCCTGAGACTGTAATGGATTTGGGTGTTCAAATCGGTGTAATTAAATCTATTTACGGAGCTTTAAATGGAGTTTACCGTATGAGTCCAGATATTGAAGATTTAGTTGAAACATCGAATAATGTTGCGAGAGTTATTGTTAAAGATGGAGCTATTAAAATAGGTTGTTTAACACGTTCTTCTTCTGAAACTAATAAATGGGATTTAGCAAATTCTTTACGTTCTGTTTTCGAATTAGCTGGATTTGATGTAGAATTCTCTGGTTCTTATCCTGGTTGGCTACCAAATACAAATTCAGACATTTTAAAAGTACTTAAAAATTTATATGTAGAAATGAATAATGCTGAACCACACGTTGCTGCATGCCACGCTGGTTTAGAATGCGGAATTTTAGGTCAGAATTATCCTAAAATGGATATGATATCTTTCGGACCAAATATTAGAGGTGCGCATTCTCCTGATGAAAGAGCGCAAATTTCTTCAATGCAAAAATTCTGGAAATATTTATTAGAGATTTTAAAGAATATCCCAAGTAAGAATTAG
- the recR gene encoding recombination mediator RecR codes for MDFSSKLLENAVNEVSRLPGIGKRTALRLVLHLLKQPSDNTKYLTNALTQLRTEVKECKKCHNISDTELCHICSNPNRKEEIVCVVEDIRDVMAIENTGQFRGLYHVLGGKISPIEGVGPQNLNIESLVNKVKSGEVKEIIFALSSTMEGDTTNFYIYKQIEKYNITTSTIARGISVGDELEYADEVTLGRSILNRIPFGDSLKQ; via the coding sequence ATGGATTTTTCATCTAAACTTCTCGAAAATGCTGTTAATGAAGTTAGCAGATTACCAGGAATTGGAAAGCGCACAGCTTTACGTTTAGTTTTACATTTATTAAAGCAACCTTCAGATAATACGAAGTATTTAACAAATGCATTAACTCAGCTCAGAACTGAAGTTAAGGAGTGTAAAAAATGCCATAATATTTCAGATACAGAGTTATGTCATATTTGTAGTAATCCAAATCGTAAAGAAGAGATTGTTTGTGTTGTTGAGGATATAAGAGATGTAATGGCAATTGAAAATACGGGTCAGTTTAGAGGTTTGTATCATGTTTTAGGAGGAAAAATTTCACCAATAGAAGGAGTAGGACCTCAAAACTTAAATATTGAATCGTTGGTAAATAAGGTGAAGAGTGGAGAAGTTAAAGAGATAATTTTTGCTTTAAGCTCAACGATGGAAGGTGATACAACTAACTTTTATATTTACAAGCAGATAGAAAAATACAATATAACAACTTCAACAATAGCTAGAGGTATTTCGGTAGGAGATGAGTTGGAATATGCAGATGAGGTTACTCTTGGGAGAAGTATATTGAATAGAATTCCGTTTGGAGACAGTTTAAAGCAATAA
- a CDS encoding lipocalin-like domain-containing protein, with the protein MKKLLLITASILLFVSCSDDETVSDPILGTWKLEMQGFTDTNGEFIDETNECTKKSILVFNSDGTHTTELFGGTDASNCDSDGIEKYTWKNNGNNVYELLEDGETTPDLITINFTDNNTKFKYGTITWKKQ; encoded by the coding sequence ATGAAAAAATTATTATTAATTACTGCATCAATCTTATTATTTGTATCGTGTTCGGATGATGAAACAGTTTCAGATCCAATTCTTGGAACTTGGAAGTTAGAAATGCAAGGTTTTACTGACACTAATGGTGAATTTATTGATGAGACTAATGAATGTACTAAAAAATCTATTTTAGTTTTCAATAGTGATGGAACCCATACTACTGAATTATTTGGCGGTACAGACGCTTCAAATTGTGATTCTGATGGAATTGAAAAATATACTTGGAAAAACAATGGTAATAATGTTTATGAACTTTTAGAAGATGGAGAGACTACTCCTGATCTTATAACTATTAACTTTACCGATAACAATACTAAATTTAAATATGGTACTATTACTTGGAAAAAACAATAA
- a CDS encoding lipocalin family protein has protein sequence MNKFIYALIFITIFSSCSSDSNEENTNDPILGTWNLLSVGGSEVTDCEKQSTITFNINGSTSSETFQDLAGNCVSITGTNTWENKGDNLYNFNNIESNIEFSNENTFRIVSGNIVYTKQ, from the coding sequence ATGAATAAATTTATTTACGCTTTAATTTTTATAACAATATTTAGTTCATGTTCAAGTGATTCTAACGAAGAAAACACCAATGATCCTATTTTAGGAACATGGAATTTATTATCTGTAGGAGGTTCTGAAGTAACTGATTGTGAAAAACAATCTACTATAACTTTTAATATTAATGGAAGCACTTCTTCAGAAACTTTTCAAGATTTAGCTGGAAACTGTGTATCAATTACGGGTACTAATACTTGGGAAAATAAAGGAGATAATTTGTATAACTTTAATAATATTGAATCGAATATTGAGTTTTCAAATGAAAACACATTTAGAATCGTTAGCGGAAATATTGTATATACAAAGCAGTAA
- a CDS encoding lipocalin family protein produces MKKIIILSFAFLCLFSCSSNDSEVVGTDGDEVVTDGSGSDGESDNGNGSEAKDPIIGTWTLFTGTDGVEVTECKKKTTFTFNEDNTYSQIEFNTVNNSCSEVVNVTGEWKNEGNNVYNLRRDGFTSGPSVDFEFSEDGKTMVLVRQTYVRN; encoded by the coding sequence ATGAAAAAAATTATTATTCTTTCATTTGCATTTTTATGTCTATTTTCTTGTTCTTCTAACGACTCTGAAGTAGTAGGAACTGATGGCGACGAAGTAGTTACAGATGGTTCTGGTTCTGATGGTGAATCAGACAATGGAAACGGTTCAGAAGCGAAAGATCCTATTATTGGTACATGGACTCTATTTACAGGTACAGACGGTGTTGAAGTTACTGAATGTAAAAAAAAGACTACATTTACTTTTAATGAAGACAACACATACAGCCAAATAGAATTCAATACAGTTAATAATAGTTGTAGTGAAGTTGTAAATGTTACAGGTGAATGGAAAAATGAAGGCAATAATGTATACAACCTAAGAAGAGATGGTTTTACTTCTGGACCTAGTGTTGATTTTGAGTTTTCTGAAGATGGTAAAACTATGGTTCTTGTTCGCCAAACTTACGTAAGAAACTAA
- a CDS encoding CopD family protein translates to MSFDYVKSLHIIFVVTWFAGLFYIVRLFIYHTEAEKKEEPAKKILQDQYKLMEKRLWYIISWPSAILASLFAFWMLYLRPWYLSEVWMHIKLSFVLALYFYHGACHSIFKQLQKDVIKYSSLKLRIWNELATIILFAVVFLVVLKNAINWIWGVVGIILVSVLLMLSVKLYKSIRNKKSWDKYEKELMENNKNSEDTL, encoded by the coding sequence ATGAGTTTTGATTATGTAAAATCCTTACACATCATTTTCGTTGTAACTTGGTTTGCAGGTTTATTCTATATTGTTCGTCTGTTTATTTATCATACAGAAGCTGAAAAAAAAGAAGAACCAGCAAAAAAAATATTACAAGATCAATATAAATTAATGGAAAAAAGGCTTTGGTATATTATATCTTGGCCTTCTGCCATTTTAGCCAGTCTTTTTGCTTTTTGGATGCTTTATTTAAGACCTTGGTATTTATCTGAAGTATGGATGCACATAAAACTTTCTTTTGTTTTAGCTCTATATTTCTATCATGGTGCTTGTCATTCTATTTTCAAACAATTACAAAAAGATGTTATTAAATACAGTTCTCTTAAACTTAGAATCTGGAATGAGTTAGCTACAATCATTCTTTTTGCAGTTGTATTTTTAGTCGTTCTGAAAAATGCCATCAACTGGATTTGGGGTGTTGTAGGAATCATATTAGTTTCAGTTCTCTTGATGCTAAGTGTTAAGCTTTACAAAAGCATTAGAAATAAGAAAAGTTGGGATAAATATGAAAAAGAACTTATGGAAAACAATAAAAACTCAGAAGACACGCTTTAA
- the hemH gene encoding ferrochelatase — MKGVLLVNLGSPDSTDPKDVKRYLGEFLMDERVIDFPYWFRSFLVKGIILNTRPKKSAAAYKKIWWEEGSPLIVLSERLQEKVQAKTDLPIALAMRYGNPSIKQGLQELHDKGVTDVLLVPLYPQFAMATTETILVLAEELRKEHFPNMTLTDLPPFYNKKEYISALSNSIKDYLSDKDYDHILFSYHGVPERHIRKSDVTKSHCKIDGSCCNTQSAAHNYCYRHQCFQTTKNVIAELGLDENKVTTTFQSRLGVDPWLQPYTDRTIIKKAEKDGIKKLAIVTPAFVSDCLETLEEIAMEGKEEFEEAGGEEFYTVPCLNDNEEWVDALAKWIHEFEKN, encoded by the coding sequence ATGAAAGGAGTATTATTAGTAAACTTAGGATCTCCAGATAGTACAGATCCAAAAGATGTAAAACGATATTTAGGAGAGTTTTTAATGGATGAACGTGTGATTGATTTTCCATATTGGTTTCGTTCGTTCTTAGTTAAAGGAATCATTTTAAATACGCGTCCGAAAAAATCTGCTGCTGCATACAAAAAGATTTGGTGGGAAGAAGGTTCACCTTTAATTGTACTTTCTGAACGTTTACAAGAAAAAGTACAAGCCAAAACAGACCTTCCAATAGCTTTAGCAATGCGTTATGGAAACCCTTCAATCAAACAAGGATTACAAGAATTACATGATAAAGGAGTTACAGATGTACTTTTAGTTCCTTTATATCCACAATTTGCAATGGCAACTACTGAAACTATTTTAGTATTAGCTGAAGAATTAAGAAAAGAACATTTTCCTAATATGACGTTGACTGACCTTCCTCCTTTTTACAATAAAAAAGAGTACATCAGTGCATTGTCAAATAGTATAAAAGATTATTTGTCCGATAAAGATTATGATCATATTTTGTTCTCTTATCACGGAGTTCCAGAAAGACATATTCGTAAATCAGACGTTACTAAATCGCACTGTAAAATTGATGGAAGCTGTTGTAATACACAATCTGCTGCGCATAACTATTGCTACCGCCATCAATGCTTTCAAACTACAAAAAATGTTATTGCTGAATTAGGTCTTGACGAAAACAAAGTAACAACTACTTTCCAATCTCGTTTAGGTGTAGATCCTTGGTTACAGCCTTATACTGATAGAACAATTATTAAAAAAGCAGAAAAAGACGGAATTAAAAAATTAGCAATTGTAACTCCTGCTTTTGTTTCAGATTGTTTAGAAACTTTGGAAGAAATCGCCATGGAAGGTAAAGAAGAATTTGAAGAAGCTGGTGGTGAAGAATTCTACACTGTTCCTTGTTTAAATGATAATGAAGAATGGGTTGATGCGTTAGCAAAATGGATTCATGAATTTGAAAAAAATTAG
- a CDS encoding TrmH family RNA methyltransferase: MKQLTHYEIENKVKEFPITIVCDAIRTPENIGMCFRIAESFGVQQIYLHESSPALNNRIVKKTARNTIQQIHNKTYSDFSELIAQLKKEGNTIIGIEITDKSINIQDFDFKNHEKLVLLLGSERHGIEHIDLVDATISIPMFGRNSSMNVIHSLAITLYEVTNQLNELDVRC, encoded by the coding sequence ATGAAACAACTGACACATTACGAAATAGAAAATAAAGTAAAAGAGTTTCCTATAACTATAGTTTGCGATGCCATTAGAACACCTGAAAATATTGGAATGTGTTTTAGAATCGCAGAAAGCTTTGGTGTACAACAAATCTATTTGCACGAAAGTTCACCAGCTTTAAACAATAGAATTGTAAAAAAAACAGCGCGAAATACAATTCAACAGATTCATAATAAAACCTATTCAGATTTTTCTGAGTTAATCGCACAATTAAAAAAAGAAGGAAATACAATTATTGGTATCGAAATAACTGATAAAAGCATAAATATTCAAGATTTTGATTTTAAAAATCATGAAAAATTGGTTTTACTTTTGGGTAGCGAACGACATGGCATAGAACATATAGATTTGGTAGATGCAACTATCTCTATCCCAATGTTTGGAAGAAATTCTAGCATGAATGTTATTCATAGTTTAGCTATTACCTTATATGAAGTTACGAATCAATTGAATGAATTAGATGTTAGATGTTAG
- a CDS encoding alpha/beta hydrolase family protein: MEAFEITTPLGHAISLTKFSSNSNKNKVVLICSATGVLQGYYQKFASFLSSKGITAYTFDYAGIGASKKDNLKAFDISLTNWAINDINSVLHYIKEKHPEAQIDCVCHSIGGQILGLTPANKYINNVVLVASQSGYFKHWKGFGRLQMYFNWHVIFPVFTTVFGYLPSKKITGMENLPKSMAQEFASWGRKKDYLFHYKKKEELYHHQIKGKVTSYSTDNDTFAPKKAIDWMTKKYFNAEITRKHLTPKNYNVDNIGHFGFFKSKFKDNLWNEFLLDLEV; this comes from the coding sequence ATGGAAGCTTTTGAAATAACAACTCCGCTTGGTCACGCCATAAGTCTTACTAAATTCTCTAGTAATTCGAATAAAAACAAAGTTGTTTTGATATGTTCTGCAACTGGAGTTTTACAAGGATATTATCAGAAGTTTGCATCATTTTTAAGTTCAAAAGGAATTACTGCATATACATTTGATTATGCTGGAATTGGTGCTTCTAAAAAAGACAACTTAAAAGCATTTGATATTTCTCTTACCAATTGGGCAATTAACGACATTAATAGTGTCTTACATTATATCAAAGAAAAACATCCAGAAGCTCAGATAGATTGTGTTTGCCATAGTATAGGCGGACAAATCTTAGGGTTAACTCCAGCTAACAAATACATTAATAATGTAGTTTTAGTAGCTAGTCAATCTGGTTATTTTAAACATTGGAAAGGTTTTGGTAGGCTTCAAATGTATTTTAACTGGCATGTTATTTTTCCAGTTTTCACGACTGTATTTGGATATTTACCAAGCAAAAAAATCACAGGAATGGAAAATCTTCCGAAGTCAATGGCACAAGAATTTGCAAGCTGGGGACGCAAGAAAGATTATTTATTTCATTACAAGAAAAAAGAAGAATTATATCATCATCAAATAAAAGGTAAAGTCACATCTTACAGTACAGACAACGACACTTTTGCTCCTAAAAAAGCAATTGATTGGATGACTAAAAAATACTTTAATGCAGAAATCACCCGTAAACATTTAACTCCAAAAAACTATAATGTTGATAATATTGGACATTTTGGATTCTTTAAATCGAAGTTTAAAGATAATTTATGGAATGAGTTCTTATTAGATTTAGAAGTTTAA